From the genome of Sulfitobacter sp. DSM 110093, one region includes:
- a CDS encoding transposase encodes MKLNLFPNKTLERIHWISLYLGLPPDGIDAAFPSEDACEARLYQVRWPDGPVCPSCFQMSVHFLELRKIQTCRKCKKQFSLTSGTDLHGIHRGLRSYFGLAEEIIQDRQRGAMPTLRELQDNHGMAYATAIRLRKKLTEDLAKFHGGLLGRCICVDFPSMSPDMVFGSENHLLHLEGEMQRRRWQKLGIE; translated from the coding sequence ATGAAGCTGAACCTATTCCCAAACAAGACCCTGGAACGGATACACTGGATTTCGCTGTATCTCGGCCTGCCGCCCGACGGTATCGATGCCGCTTTTCCATCCGAGGATGCCTGCGAGGCTCGGTTGTATCAGGTTAGGTGGCCAGATGGACCGGTATGTCCGAGCTGCTTTCAAATGAGTGTCCATTTTCTTGAACTGCGAAAAATCCAGACCTGCCGGAAATGCAAGAAGCAGTTCAGCCTGACATCGGGAACCGACCTGCATGGCATCCACCGGGGGCTACGGTCCTATTTCGGGCTCGCCGAAGAGATCATCCAGGACCGGCAGAGGGGGGCCATGCCGACTTTGCGCGAACTGCAGGACAATCATGGTATGGCCTATGCGACTGCGATCAGGCTCCGGAAGAAATTGACAGAAGATCTGGCAAAGTTCCATGGAGGCCTGCTTGGGCGCTGCATCTGCGTTGATTTTCCAAGTATGTCCCCAGATATGGTGTTCGGGAGCGAAAACCACCTGCTGCATCTCGAAGGCGAAATGCAGCGTCGGCGCTGGCAAAAGCTCGGAATTGAGTAA
- a CDS encoding N-6 DNA methylase, whose amino-acid sequence MLKTTGRSAVVVPDNVLFEGGAGETIRRKLLQTTDLHTILRLPTGIFYAQGVKANVIFFDNRAASPDPQTSKVWYYDYRTNVHHTLKQKPLTYAHLEDFVSCYNPGNRHERSATWSEESPDGRWRAFDREELLGRDKASLDLF is encoded by the coding sequence ATGCTGAAGACGACGGGCCGTTCCGCCGTTGTAGTACCAGATAACGTTCTTTTCGAGGGAGGCGCAGGTGAGACGATCCGGCGCAAGCTACTCCAGACGACAGACCTGCACACGATCTTACGACTGCCAACCGGCATCTTCTACGCCCAAGGCGTCAAGGCAAACGTGATCTTCTTCGATAACCGTGCTGCGAGTCCCGATCCACAAACGTCAAAGGTCTGGTACTATGATTATCGGACCAACGTGCATCACACTTTGAAGCAGAAACCCCTTACCTACGCGCATCTCGAAGACTTTGTGTCCTGCTACAACCCCGGCAACCGCCATGAACGCAGCGCGACATGGAGCGAGGAATCGCCAGATGGGCGATGGCGCGCTTTTGACCGGGAAGAGCTGCTTGGACGCGACAAGGCAAGCCTCGATCTCTTTTGA